Proteins from a single region of Trichoderma asperellum chromosome 3, complete sequence:
- a CDS encoding uncharacterized protein (TransMembrane:6 (i74-93o99-120i127-148o160-184i191-208o228-248i)), translating to MSDELNVAPNEKETNGVQQNVNPQSPSRHGFSHNHHGDFSEMTIGQYAQAFGGALQPGAWRPYEHRKLANPAPLGLSAFALTTFVLSCINMHARGVAAPNVVVSLAFGYGGLVQLCAGMWEVAAGNTFGATALGSYGGFWISYGILLTPEWGITAPDGPYAGNVASVLGFFLTGWFIFTTILLLCTLRSTLAFFLLFFTLDLAFLFLACEQYAADLGNATASLALQKTGGLFGFLAAFLAWYNALAGIQDSSNSFFQVPVIHFPWSEAARERRASKSERAQA from the exons ATGTCTGACGAACTCAACGTCGCTCCCAACGAGAAGGAGACCAACGGTGTCCAGCAGAACGTCAACCCCCAGAGCCCGTCTCGCCACGGCTTCAGCCACAACCACCATGGAGATTTCAGTGAGATGACCATCGGCCAGTACGCCCAGGCCTTTGGTGGTGCCCTCCAGCCCGGTGCTTGGAGGCCCTATGAGCACCGCAAGCTCGCCAACCCGGCCCCTCTGGGTCTCTCTGCTTTCGCCCTGACCACTTTCGTTCTGTCTTGCATCAACATGCACGCTCGAGGCGTCGCGGCTCCCAACGTTGTCGTTTCTCTCGCTTTTGGCTATGGTGGCCTTGTTCAGCTGTGTGCCGGCATGTG GGAGGTTGCTGCTGGTAACACCTTCGGTGCTACCGCTCTTGGTTCATACGGTGGTTTCTGGATCTCATACGGTATTCTCTTGACTCCCGAATGGGGCATCACCGCTCCTGACGGCCCTTACGCCGGCAACGTCGCCAGTGTGCTCGGATTCTTCCTGACTGGCTGGTTTATCTTCACCACcattctcctcctctgcacTCTGCGATCCACCCTggctttcttcctcctcttcttcaccctTGACTTGGCCTTCCTGTTCCTTGCTTGCGAGCAGTACGCCGCCGACCTGGGCAACGCCACCGCCTCTCTTGCTCTCCAGAAGACTGGTGGTCTTTTCGGCTTCCTGGCCGCTTTCCTTGCCTGGTACAACGCCCTGGCTGGTATTCAGGACAGCAG CAACTCCTTCTTCCAGGTTCCCGTCATCCACTTCCCCTGGTCTGAGGCCGCCCGTGAGCGCCGTGCCTCCAAGTCTGAGCGCGCTCAGGCATAA
- a CDS encoding uncharacterized protein (EggNog:ENOG41~TransMembrane:12 (i69-99o111-130i142-160o166-187i199-218o230-250i274-296o302-319i339-358o364-387i399-420o432-451i)) — translation MNKNQLPTHADKHHDKEHLFLASEPESNGNDQSALRDETEKENYESMIESQDQQPANVASPPPPPNGGYGWIVTIAVCIINAHTWGMSSSYAVFLAHYIQNNTFNGATTLQYAFIGSLCLGCAMGISPFATIAVKNFGTRQVMLLGVVLETASWIAASFASKVWHIFLTQGVLFGLGIGVLFTATVGIIPQWFTTHRSLANGIAAAGSGLGGLIYSFASGAMIQNLGLAWAFRILGIVAFVVNFTCCFLVKDRNKIIGSTHLAFKGSLLLRPEFLLFIAFGWFSIFGYSVVIYSLANYANVIGLQSSQAALISAFFNLGQSIGRPIMGYFSDRTGRMNMAAIGSFLAGIFALAIWINTKVYGVLIFYSIICGMVGGTFWTVVGPVAAEIVGLADVPSALNIMWLGIVLPCTFSEPLALQIVTGTGNYLGTQLWTGLTYIAAALCMVMLRGWKIGEIDELSKINNEKPEDFDPYSTSNEDESVEQGRKAGRKRMLVEFYRRGKV, via the coding sequence ATGAATAAAAACCAATTGCCTACACACGCCGACAAACATCATGACAAGGAGCATCTTTTCTTGGCTTCCGAGCCCGAGTCAAACGGCAACGATCAGAGTGCCCTGAGAGACgagacagaaaaagaaaattatgaATCTATGATCGAGAGCCAAGACCAGCAACCCGCCAATGTCGCATCTCCCCCACCGCCGCCGAATGGGGGATATGGATGGATTGTTACCATTGCTGTTTGCATTATTAATGCTCACACATGGGGAATGAGTTCCAGCTACGCCGTGTTCTTGGCTCATTATATACAAAACAACACTTTCAACGGAGCCACCACCCTCCAATACGCCTTTATAGGATCTCTTTGCCTGGGCTGCGCAATGGGCATTTCTCCATTTGCGACAATAGCCGTTAAGAACTTTGGTACAAGACAAGTCATGCTGCTTGGTGTTGTCCTCGAAACGGCTAGTTGGATTGCAGCAAGCTTTGCCTCCAAGGTGTGGCACATCTTCCTCACTCAAGGTGTCCTCTTCGGTCTCGGCATAGGCGTCTTGTTTACAGCCACGGTTGGCATCATCCCCCAATGGTTTACGACACATCGTTCTTTGGCGAACGGCATTGCAGCCGCTGGCTCGGGTCTGGGTGGCCTCATCTACTCGTTTGCTAGTGGCGCCATGATTCAAAACCTGGGACTTGCTTGGGCTTTCAGAATACTGGGCATCGTCGCCTTTGTTGTCAACTTTACCTGCTGTTTCCTAGTCAAGGACCGCAATAAGATTATTGGATCGACCCATCTCGCTTTCAAGGGGTCTCTTCTGTTGAGACCCGAGTTTCTGCTGTTCATCGCATTCGGGTGGTTTAGTATCTTTGGTTACTCTGTTGTTATCTACAGTCTCGCCAACTACGCAAACGTCATTGGCCTTCAGTCCTCTCAAGCAGCTCTGATCAGTGCTTTCTTCAACCTGGGCCAAAGCATTGGTCGGCCTATAATGGGCTACTTTAGCGATCGAACCGGACGAATGAACATGGCTGCCATCGGAAGTTTCCTAGCCGGGATATTTGCGTTGGCGATCTGGATCAACACCAAAGTATACGGTGTGCTCATTTTCTACTCCATCATCTGCGGCATGGTTGGCGGCACATTCTGGACTGTTGTTGGTCCAGTGGCCGCTGAAATCGTGGGGTTGGCAGATGTGCCATCTGCCCTCAACATCATGTGGCTGGGAATTGTACTCCCTTGCACGTTTAGCGAGCCACTTGCTCTGCAGATTGTCACCGGAACGGGAAATTATCTTGGTACTCAGCTATGGACAGGGCTGACgtatattgctgctgcactcTGCATGGTCATGCTTCGCGGATGGAAGATTGGCGAGATCGACGAGCTCTCCAAGATAAATAATGAGAAACCGGAAGATTTTGATCCGTATTCGACGAGTAACGAAGACGAATCAGTTGAGCAAGGCAGAAAGGCTGGACGAAAGCGAATGCTGGTTGAATTCTATAGGCGGGGGAAGGTCTGA
- a CDS encoding uncharacterized protein (BUSCO:EOG092D3S7I), with translation MAVLGISLIVASVVFVILRPPQWLMLRWQSFGGLAAITDGKEKEAPDAKQRSRDDADAGRGSVPKADVELNGLSNTTSIATASGTLKQRQPPTIMPPTVIPPSIEEPESPTTPKAQAAKPSHSVPSLSLSADAASSMMPPPPLPSSRPSNGRIPALSQFPAPNSAQRARGPAPNRGPAASSSSSSSSGLAPPPTLAAKPQKPSRQVVLTPGHSPLDWARISGPNADLRGVAPSTPYLRVTPSMLKTQTGRKGKDAWMAINGKVYNVTPYARFHPGGVPELMRGAGRDGTKLFGEIHPWVNYETMLAACLVGLLVEESDSKENDMDQMD, from the coding sequence ATGGCCGTGCTGGGCATTTCGCTCATTGTCGCATcggtcgtcttcgtcattcTGCGGCCGCCGCAATGGCTGATGCTGCGATGGCAAAGCTTTGGAGGGCTTGCGGCTATCACGGAcggcaaggagaaggaagcgCCAGATGCGAAGCAACGAAGCAGAGACGATGCAGATGCCGGCCGCGGTTCTGTGCCTAAGGCCGATGTAGAGCTAAACGGGCTCTCGAATACGACTTCAATAGCAACCGCCTCTGGGACCCTGAAGCAACGCCAGCCTCCTACAATCATGCCTCCCACCGTCATCCCGCCGTCCATTGAGGAACCAGAATCTCCCACCACGCCCAAGGCTCAGGCCGCAAAGCCATCGCACAGCGTTCccagcctctccctctccgccGACGCAGCGTCCTCGATGAtgcctccgccgcctctcCCTTCCTCTCGCCCGTCCAACGGCCGCATTCCTGCTCTCAGCCAGTTTCCAGCCCCCAACTCCGCCCAGCGTGCCCGTGGCCCAGCGCCCAATCGCGGCCCTGCtgcctcttcgtcttcgtcttcgtcgtccggCCTCGCTCCTCCCCCCACGCTCGCCGCCAAGCCGCAAAAGCCCAGCCGCCAGGTCGTCCTCACGCCGGGCCACTCTCCGCTAGATTGGGCGAGGATATCCGGGCCCAATGCCGACTTGCGCGGCGTGGCTCCCTCGACCCCCTACCTACGTGTGACGCCTTCGATGCTCAAGACGCAGACTGGCCGCAAGGGCAAGGACGCTTGGATGGCTATCAATGGGAAGGTGTACAATGTTACGCCGTATGCGAGATTCCACCCTGGAGGTGTACCGGAGCTTATGAGGGGCGCGGGGCGAGATGGCACAAAGCTGTTTGGAGAGATTCACCCATGGGTTAACTATGAGACTATGCTGGCAGCGTGTCTTGTGGGGTTGCTGGTCGAAGAGTCGGATAGCAAGGAGAATGATATGGATCAAATGGATTAG
- a CDS encoding uncharacterized protein (EggNog:ENOG41~antiSMASH:Cluster_3.4) translates to MRSVQVNPYSDTIVDNAKTPSSASRLSRLAAGKPAVPKRPAADKTSAAPAPRSTSTVPGRPLIRASVAPKPAAVQARSPNQQHVLSVRAAAAPTTRSSTTRNSTAMPIGDKPRPPQLSAGAGAGVARGSTRAPLTPKVAVRGQAATTTTATTPMARRSGSSITGAQSPRSDVSSVTASSYLSHSTTSRSGTRQTRAESTHTTPNSTPNLDKLSDGWETKSNRSSRGLGVSPLARTDSMGSRKSIGNSSNGPGDDSKFFYASSIKPAAPTSHPPRPASVVHTKTTPTFFYASDAASKRVTSPPSYPSSSSHSLSSAQEGVATKFFYANGAPDVDVRLSARSSGSGSTVSSGSKAPRPNTSASSVAGSSTVQLHSRPASPSKNLTHPTLPLQQQQHHQQSPQSTRTSAMSPTSPVRSSAHPSPTWAGSASQVGKRRVSIEAPLRLKQGHGRAGSVHSIDGVVTPKIATPTIAPPMIHAPEMTPPLLSPGLAQLSQPVTMATILQMADELEDEEDEDSEGEDGEGKHSDDSDSESRSHKRLSQNSEPLDHLVLSARRERKVQDLEITNASLEAINRTLERQLRKQSAELRRFRRLSRAGRLPTATNQGVSLSVPDASGGLTDVSEKEEDANVENQEYDDDDDEDEEEEEEEEDEDSLVDSDLSNENAATDPKSTDAQAKADSPSAKRRKRDERRLQLDLTKHQELLLDSQKMNQSLKKCLNWTDLLIKEGQKALAYRVKIADVDAMPGRVLAASYYDYGEETSQAGDDTISTVSASHFGDDTISIAESETWPKEAQDRDSGIELRAAGH, encoded by the coding sequence ATGCGCTCCGTGCAGGTCAACCCATACTCAGACACCATCGTCGACAACGCAAAAACACCATCATCCGCCTCCCGCCTCTCACGCCTCGCCGCCGGCAAGCCTGCAGTCCCCAAGAGACCGGCTGCCGACAAGACAAGCGCTGCGCCTGCGCCTCGCTCAACCTCGACAGTCCCAGGACGGCCCCTCATCCGTGCCAGCGTCGCGCCAAAGCCCGCTGCGGTGCAAGCTCGATCCCCGAATCAACAACATGTGCTTTCTGTgagagctgccgccgctcCGACTACGCGTTCTTCTACCACGAGGAACTCTACCGCCATGCCGATCGGCGACAAGCCTCGCCCGCCTCAGCTGAGCGCTGGGGCCGGAGCTGGAGTCGCAAGAGGCTCGACCCGAGCGCCCCTGACGCCCAAAGTTGCCGTACGAGGCCAGGCGgccacgacgacgacggccaCGACGCCCATGGCTCGCAGATCAGGATCCTCGATTACCGGCGCGCAATCTCCCCGCAGCGATGTCAGCTCTGTTACTGCATCATCATACCTAAGTCACAGCACCACCTCGCGGTCAGGCACCAGGCAGACCCGTGCCGAAAGCACTCATACGACGCCGAATAGCACGCCAAATCTCGACAAGCTCAGCGATGGATGGGAGACCAAGAGCAACAGGAGTAGCCGCGGGCTGGGCGTATCGCCCCTAGCACGGACGGACAGCATGGGCTCTAGGAAGAGCATCGGAAACTCGTCCAACGGGCCTGGGGATGACTCCAAGTTCTTCTACGCGAGCAGCATTAAGCCCGCGGCTCCAACATCACATCCGCCCCGGCCGGCTTCTGTGGTCCATACTAAAACTACGCCGACATTCTTCTATGCGAGTGATGCCGCCAGCAAGCGAGTTACGAGCCCTCCTTCATatccaagctcaagctcccaCTCGCTGAGCTCGGCGCAAGAGGGGGTTGCTACCAAATTCTTCTATGCCAATGGCGCACCAGATGTGGACGTGAGATTGTCAGCGCGCAGCTCTGGGTCAGGCTCGACCGTATCCAGTGGTTCTAAAGCGCCTCGCCCAAATACCAGCGCCTCGTCTGTCGCAGGATCTAGCACGGTACAGTTGCATTCGAGGCCAGCATCGCCTTCCAAGAACCTTACACACCCAACATTACCactacaacaacagcagcatcaccaacaaTCACCGCAATCAACACGGACCAGCGCCATGTCTCCAACTTCTCCCGTTCGATCCTCAGCCCACCCGTCCCCGACATGGGCGGGCTCCGCAAGCCAGGTCGGCAAGCGGCGAGTGAGTATCGAGGCGCCTCTGCGGCTAAAACAGGGGCATGGCCGCGCAGGCAGTGTCCATTCCATAGATGGAGTAGTCACACCCAAGATCGCTACACCAACCATCGCGCCACCCATGATTCATGCGCCTGAGATGACGCCGCCGCTCCTAAGCCCGGGCTTAGCGCAACTATCGCAGCCAgtgacgatggcgacgatTTTGCAAATGGCTGATGAgctagaagatgaagaggacgaggacagCGAAGGCGAAGACGGGGAGGGTAAACACAGTGACGATTCGGATTCTGAATCCCGCAGCCATAAGAGGCTGTCTCAGAATTCCGAGCCCCTTGACCACCTCGTCCTAAGCGCTCGGCGTGAACGCAAAGTTCAGGATCTCGAAATCACCAATGCTTCTTTAGAGGCCATCAATAGGACTCTCGAGAGGCAGCTGCGCAAACAATCCGCAGAATTGCGCCGCTTCCGCCGCTTATCTAGGGCCGGCCGCCTTCCAACAGCCACCAACCAAGGAGTGTCTCTGTCTGTACCAGATGCTTCGGGTGGCCTTACTGATGTTAgtgagaaggaagaggacgcAAACGTGGAGAACCAGGAatacgacgatgacgatgacgaagatgaagaagaagaagaggaggaggaggatgaagactCGCTAGTCGACTCCGACTTATCCAACGAAAATGCCGCCACTGATCCCAAATCTACCGACGCTCAAGCAAAGGCAGATTCGCCCAGTGCTAAACGGCGTAAACGCGATGAGCGCCGTCTCCAACTTGATCTCACTAAACATCAAGAGCTCCTCCTGGACAGCCAGAAGATGAACCAGAGTCTCAAGAAGTGTCTGAACTGGACCGACTTGCTGATAAAGGAAGGGCAGAAAGCACTGGCTTATCGAGTCAAGATCGCCGACGTGGATGCCATGCCTGGACGTGTCTTGGCGGCTTCATACTACGACTACGGCGAAGAAACGTCTCAGGCTGGAGACGATACGATATCTACCGTTTCCGCATCGCACTTTGGGGACGATACCATATCAATTGCGGAATCCGAAACATGGCCCAAGGAGGCACAAGATCGTGACAGCGGCATAGAATTGCGCGCTGCGGGTCACTAG
- a CDS encoding uncharacterized protein (EggNog:ENOG41~antiSMASH:Cluster_3.4): MVVDTAYYDTLGVSPQATELEIKKAYRKMAIVHHPDKNPNDPTAHEKFQAIGEAYQVLSDADLRKAYDKYGKDHAKPQEGFVDPAEFFSAIFGGEAFVDWIGEISLMKDLAATMDIAMEGEEEGEAPPADDEEFPGTAEAMKESMKENADASTGSASAPPPPTVVVDEEKTPSGSATATPPPARSDATSPAPSVGSRRQIPIRPALMDKAYDESAEKEVEQAEDDLKGKGRKKGGMSKEQRDKLLAYEKERARVRQERVEQLSKKLLDRVSVWAETDKNPDVTRAFQEKMRLEVENLKMESFGIDILHAIGQTYVSKASTLLRSQKFLGIGGFFSKLKDKGTLVKDTWNTISSAIDAQQTVEDMAKMEERGGEDWTDEKRVEYERRVTGKILTAAWRGSRFEIQGVLREVCDSVLNDKKVPLSKRLERAQALILIGEIFLKAERSPEEEGDYLLFEQLVAEAAIKKDKHEDKHKHKKHHDKTAEAVAQDAPNVPKPAA, translated from the exons ATGGTCGTCGACACGGCCTACTACGACACCCTCGGCGTCTCGCCGCAAGCCACTGAGCTTGAGATCAAAAAGGCGTACCGCAAGATGGCCATTGTCCACCATCCAG ATAAGAACCCAAACGATCCAACAGCACACGAAAAGTTCCAGGCTATCGGTGAGGCCTACCAGGTTCTCTCTGACGCGGATTTACGAAAAGCCTACGATAAGTATGGAAAAGACCACGCGAAACCGCAAGAGGGCTTCGTCGACCCGGCGGAGTTCTTCTCTGCCATTTTTGGCGGCGAGGCTTTTGTCGACTGGATTGGTGAGATTAGCCTGATGAAAGATCTGGCGGCCACCATGGACATTGCcatggagggagaggaagaaggagaggctCCGCCAGCAGATGACGAAGAATTTCCCGGAACAGCAGAGGCGATGAAGGAGAGTATGAAGGAGAACGCAGACGCATCTACAGGTTCTGCATctgcgccgccaccgcctACGGTGGTTGTggatgaggagaagacgcCTTCGGGATCTGCTACTGCGACGCCCCCGCCAGCTCGGTCCGACGCGACGTCTCCAGCCCCGTCTGTTGGCTCCCGGAGACAGATCCCTATTCGACCGGCTCTTATGGATAAGGCTTATGACGAATCGGCGGAGAAGGAGGTAGAACAGGCAGAAGATGACCTCAAGGGCAAGGGGCGCAAGAAGGGTGGTATGAGCAAGGAACAGAGAGATAAGCTGCTGGCTTATGAGAAGGAGCGTGCTCGCGTTCGTCAAGAGCGCGTGGAGCAACTGTCAAAGAAACTGCTGGACCGGGTCAGCGTATGGGCTGAGACGGACAAGAACCCCGATGTCACAAGGGCTTTCCAGGAAAAGATGAGACTCGAGGTGGAGAACCTGAAAATGGAGTCGTTCGGTATTGACATCCTTCACGCCATCGGCCAGACCTACGTGTCCAAGGCCTCGACTCTTTTGCGCAGCCAAAAGTTCCTCGGCATTGGcggcttcttcagcaagctcaaggacaagggcACGCTGGTCAAGGACACATGGAACACCATCAGCAGCGCCATTGATGCGCAGCAGACGGTGGAAGAcatggccaagatggaggagcGAGGCGGCGAGGACTGGACAGACGAGAAGCGCGTTGAGTACGAGCGCCGTGTGACGGGCAAGATCCTGACGGCCGCTTGGAGGGGCAGCAGGTTTGAGATTCAGGGCGTGCTGCGCGAGGTATGCGACTCGGTTCTGAACGACAAGAAGGTTCCGTTGTCGAAGCGATTGGAGCGAGCGCAGGCGCTCATTCTGATTGGCGAGATCTTCCTCAAG GCCGAGCGTTCccctgaagaagagggcgacTATCTGCTTTTCGAGCAGCTTGTCGCCGAGGCAGCCATCAAGAAAGACAAGCATGAAGATAAACACAAGCATAAGAAGCACCACGACAAGACCGCAGAAGCGGTTGCCCAGGATGCGCCTAATGTGCCGAAACCGGCGGCGTAA
- a CDS encoding uncharacterized protein (EggNog:ENOG41~antiSMASH:Cluster_3.4), with protein MASCQSNGYRQPRFLIWGGNGWIAGHLKRLLEKQGKEVHTTTIRMENREAVLSELFLTKPTHVLNAAGCTGRPNVDWCEENKSQTVRSNAIGTLNLADACFQANIHCTVFATGCVYQYDKAHPIGGRGYTEEDRPNFEGSFYSLTKSHVEPILSSYPNCLILRLRMPVSDDLHSRNFVTKIIGYDRVVDVPNSNTILHDLLPASIILAEHGETGVYNFTNPGAISHNEVLTLFKDIVRPELSWKNFTLEEQAKVIKAGRSNCALDTTKLVTKMKEYKYEIPEIHEAYEKCFKRMKAAGVQ; from the exons ATGGCAAGCTGTCAATCAAATGGCTATCGTCAACCGCGCTTTCTCATCTGGGGAGGCAACGGATGGATTGCTGGACATTTGAAACGCCTTTTGGAGAAACAGGGCAAAGAAGTTCACACCACGACGATTCGCATGGAAAATCGAGAGGCTGTCCTCTCTGAACTCTTCCTAACCAAGCCAACTCACGTCTTGAACGCTGCCGGATGCACTGGCAGGCCAAATGTCGACTGGTGTGAAGAGAATAAGTCACAGACGGTGCGATCCAACGCCATCGGCACGCTCAACTTGGCAGATGCCTGCTTCCAGGCGAATATCCACTGCACTGTCTTTGCCACAGGTTGCGTGTATCAATACGATAAGGCGCATCCCATCGGAGGACGTGGCTACACGGAGGAAGATCGCCCGAATTTTGAGGGAAGCTTTTATTCCCTCACCAAGAGTCATGTTGAGCCG ATCTTGAGCAGTTATCCAAACTGTCTCATCCTTCGCCTACGCATGCCCGTTAGCGATGACCTCCACTCCCGTAATTTCGTGACCAAGATCATTGGTTACGATAGGGTGGTCGACGTCCCAAACAGCAACACTATCCTCCATGACCTTCTGCCAGCTTCCATCATTCTCGCAGAGCATGGTGAAACTGGCGTGTATAACTTTACCAATCCAGGCGCCATTTCACACAACGAGGTTCTCACGCTTTTCAAGGATATTGTGAGACCAGAACTAAGTTGGAAGAACTTTACGCTCGAGGAACAAGCCAAAGTCATCAAGGCAGGCCGAAGCAACTGCGCTCTCGACACCACTAAGCTGGTTACCAAGATGAAGGAATACAAATATGAGATCCCCGAGATTCATGAAGCATATGAAAAATGCTTCAAGCGAATGAAGGCTGCGGGTGTCCAATAA
- the ERG6_2 gene encoding Delta(24)-sterol C-methyltransferase (BUSCO:EOG092D25JG~antiSMASH:Cluster_3.4~TransMembrane:1 (o407-431i)): MGALYYLLHPGQLRSMIQWKLWHDPVHRRDPATECATLSECFRYLNMTSRSFSAVIQELNHELLVPITLFYLVLRGLDTIEDDMTIPLDVKVPMLRQFHVTMEQDGWQYHDSKEKDAELLEHFDVVITELKKLKKTYYEIIKDMTIKMGNGMADYAQNTEMIENGVQTVKEYELYCHYVAGLVGEGLTRLFVASELANPKLAERPALTESMGQFLQKTNIIRDIHEDWGDRRRWYPKEIWSKHVDKWEDMFDPKYRPQAVNCVSEMVLDALKHVEDCLFYMAGMRDQSAFNFVAIPQGMAIATLELCFRNPAVLESHIKITKGDACQIMLESTQNLQVLCEVFRKYARRIQKKNDPRDPNFLAISVQCAKIEQFIETLFPKQDPKKLTKEAEEKQRQEPSMSTGETAILIAVVLGVLLTMTGVMIGIAWFFGARFDGTFADTAKLWSSAGGTPPVLDRDEL; encoded by the exons ATGGGCGCGCTCTACTATTTACTGCACCCGGGCCAATTGCGTTCCATGATTCAATG GAAGCTATGGCATGACCCTGTTCACAGACGCGACCCCGCGACCGAATGTGCGACATTATCAGAATGTTTTCGCTATTTGAACATGACAAGCCGTAGTTTCTCGGCTGTCATTCAAGAACTCAACCACGAGCTTTTGGTCCCAATCACCCTTTTCTACTTGGTGCTACGTGGCCTCGACACAATTGAGGATGATATGACCATTCCCCTCGATGTCAAAGTTCCCATGCTACGACAGTTCCATGTGACAATGGAGCAGGATGGCTGGCAGTACCACGAcagcaaagaaaaggacgCAGAGCTTCTAGAGCACTTTGATGTCGTAATTACCgagctcaagaagctcaagaagacTTATTACGAGATTATCAAGGACATGACCATCAAGATGGGCAACGGCATGGCTGACTACGCTCAAAACACCGAAATGATTGAAAATGGTGTGCAGACCGTCAAGGAATATGAGCTGTATTGCCACTACGTTGCGGGGTTGGTCGGCGAAGGCTTGACGCGGCTATTTGTGGCTTCTGAGCTTGCCAACCCCAAGCTAGCCGAGAGGCCCGCCTTGACCGAATCCATGGGTCAGTTCCTGCAGAAAACAAACATCATCCGTGATATCCATGAGGATTGGGGCGACCGGCGACGGTGGTATCCGAAGGAGATTTGGAGCAAACATGTTGACAAATGGGAAGACATGTTTGATCCCAAGTATCGACCGCAGGCGGTAAACTGCGTATCAGAAATGGTACTCGATGCCCTGAAGCACGTTGAAGATTGTCTGTTCTATATGGCCGGCATGAGGGATCAAAGTGCCTTCAACTTTGTTGCCATTCCGCAGGGCATGGCCATTGCCACCCTGGAGCTATGCTTCAGGAACCCAGCCGTGCTGGAAAGCCATATCAAGATTACTAAGGGAGATGCTTGCCAAATCATGCTGGAAAGCACACAAAACCTCCAAGTTCTTTGTGAGGTTTTTAGAAAATACGCCAGGCGCATTCAAAAGAAGAACGACCCCCGGGATCCCAACTTCTTGGCAATTAGCGTACAGTGTGCCAAG ATTGAACAATTCATCGAAACCTTGTTCCCAAAACAAGATCCAAAGAAACTCACCAAGGAGgccgaggagaagcagagacAAGAACCCAGCATGTCCACCGGCGAAACCGCCATCTTGATTGCTGTCGTTCTTGGCGTTTTGTTAACCATGACGGGTGTTATG ATTGGCATTGCTTGGTTCTTTGGTGCGAGATTTGACGGCACTTTTGCTGATACTGCCAAGCTGTGGTCGAGTGCTGGCGGTACGCCTCCAGTATTAGACCGTGATGAATTGTGA